A genome region from Populus alba chromosome 3, ASM523922v2, whole genome shotgun sequence includes the following:
- the LOC118054655 gene encoding UPF0481 protein At3g47200-like has translation MSNPEKETSPGNPLIVQIDEKLRGLPSNQSTCSIFKVPSRLRHVNERAFEPEILSIGPYHRGKDKLKMMEEHKKRYLQELLQRRGESSVERYVEAMSGVEGKARKFYDQSVSLCQDEFVEMLLLDGCFIVELIRKCNNIPGVSGEDDPVFEVPWILSCIETDTMLLENQLPFFVLLKLFTMTSGQSEKDFFGMALQFCQQIFQGLGNRRIPETECKHLLDMLYHAGYQPPDSTESPKEIDWYFIRNAKELQEAGIKFERRKGPSRLLFDVDFSENGTIEIPRLKIDDRTESLFRNLDAYEQCSPGKHLYVTDYITLMDCLISTQEDVQILRHSEIIENGLGDDGKVCSLFNNLCRNVTNSQRRHFCYNEVFNRVNEHCNRKRNVWMATLKHDYFNSPWALLSFLAAVVLLLFTLAQTVFTVMSYFQMD, from the exons ATGTCAAACCCG GAAAAAGAGACGAGTCCTGGGAACCCTTTAATCGTTCAAATCGACGAAAAGCTCAGAGGTTTGCCTTCTAATCAGTCAACATGCAGTATTTTCAAGGTTCCTAGTCGCCTCCGCCATGTAAACGAAAGGGCATTTGAGCCGGAAATCCTCTCCATCGGCCCTTATCATCGTGGAAAAGATAAATTGAAGATGATGGAAGAACATAAAAAACGTTATCTACAAGAGCTTCTTCAACGCAGAGGGGAAAGTAGCGTGGAAAGATATGTTGAGGCCATGAGTGGGGTGGAAGGAAAAGCTCGTAAATTTTATGATCAGTCCGTAAGTCTATGCCAGGATGAATTCGTTGAAATGTTGCTTCTTGATGGTTGCTTCATTGTTGAGCTTATTCGCAAGTGTAACAATATTCCAGGAGTAAGCGGTGAAGATGACCCTGTTTTCGAAGTGCCTTGGATCCTCTCATGCATAGAAACTGATACGATGTTACTTGAGAATCAACTTCCATTCTTTGTTCTTCTGAAGTTGTTTACTATGACGTCTGGGCAGAGCGAAAAAGACTTCTTTGGTATGGCCTTACAATTTTGCCAGCAGATATTTCAAGGCTTAGGAAACCGTAGAATTCCTGAGACCGAATGCAAGCATCTTCTGGACATGTTATATCATGCTGGGTATCAGCCGCCTGATTCGACGGAATCACCAAAGGAAATCGATTGGTATTTCATACGCAATGCCAAAGAGCTGCAAGAAGCTGGCATTAAATTCGAAAGGCGAAAGGGACCAAGTAGGTTATTGTTTGATGTTGACTTCTCGGAAAATGGCACGATAGAAATCCCACGTTTGAAAATTGATGACAGAACAGAGTCGCTATTCCGAAATCTTGATGCCTATGAACAGTGCTCTCCGGGCAAACATCTGTACGTCACCGATTATATAACTCTGATGGATTGTTTAATCAGCACTCAAGAAGATGTGCAGATACTTCGACACTCGGAAATTATTGAAAATGGGTTGGGCGACGATGGAAAGGTCTGCTCCTTGTTCAATAACCTATGCAGAAATGTCACAAACTCCCAACGTCGTCACTTTTGTTATAATGAAGTATTCAACCGTGTGAATGAGCATTGCAATCGGAAGCGCAATGTATGGATGGCGACACTAAAGCATGATTATTTCAACAGTCCATGGGCACTGCTTTCGTTTTTAGCTGCTGTTGTATTGCTTCTATTCACCCTGGCACAAACTGTGTTTACAGTCATGTCTTATTTCCAAATGGATTAG